The Bacillus oleivorans genome has a window encoding:
- a CDS encoding YjiH family protein, whose amino-acid sequence MVNPNDVTPSLQQNPQVSSPSGMIKFFVFSLFGIFMFFIPITVNGSSSIPLDHIVSWMRNSFPEVTPYYAALVILLGAIYPFYKKTWNKNRVEVVFSIFKVLGLLAAVLLLFKTGPAWLLDPNIGVFLFEKLVIPVGLLVPIGSIFLAMLVGYGLIDFIGVLVQRIMRPIWKTPGRSAVDAVASFVGSYSIGLLITNRVFKEGKYTIKEATIIATGFSTVSVTFMIVVANTLGIMDIWNLYFWTTLIVTFLVTAITARLWPITKISDDYYNEKGEPEEIVKTKVLQTAWAKALSAADQAPSIGKNIWENLRDGFIMTMSILPSIMSIGLLGLLLAEYTPVFDIIGYIFYPFTLLLQIPEPLLAAKAAAVEIAEMFLPALLVVEAPLVTKFVTAVVSVSSILFFSATIPCILSTDIPISIPRLLVIWVQRTILSLILVTPIAFLFL is encoded by the coding sequence ATGGTAAATCCAAATGATGTGACCCCTTCGCTGCAGCAAAACCCCCAAGTTAGTTCGCCGTCAGGAATGATCAAGTTTTTTGTATTTAGTTTGTTTGGTATATTTATGTTTTTTATCCCGATCACCGTTAATGGGAGCTCATCGATTCCGCTAGACCACATCGTCTCATGGATGAGGAACAGTTTTCCTGAAGTAACACCATACTATGCAGCTCTTGTGATACTGCTTGGTGCGATTTATCCTTTTTACAAGAAAACGTGGAACAAGAATAGAGTGGAAGTTGTATTTTCCATTTTTAAGGTCCTCGGATTACTTGCCGCCGTATTATTGCTTTTTAAAACAGGTCCAGCTTGGCTTCTCGATCCGAACATTGGTGTCTTTTTATTTGAAAAGCTAGTCATACCGGTCGGCCTGCTCGTTCCAATTGGTTCGATATTTTTAGCGATGCTAGTGGGGTATGGACTTATTGATTTTATCGGGGTACTCGTGCAAAGAATTATGCGTCCGATTTGGAAAACACCAGGACGATCTGCCGTTGATGCAGTTGCTTCATTCGTTGGCAGCTATTCAATTGGCTTGCTTATTACGAACCGTGTGTTTAAGGAAGGTAAGTATACGATAAAAGAGGCAACAATCATAGCCACAGGATTCTCTACGGTTTCCGTTACTTTTATGATTGTTGTCGCTAACACGTTAGGGATTATGGACATCTGGAATCTATATTTTTGGACAACGCTAATCGTTACCTTCTTAGTGACAGCCATCACCGCGAGATTGTGGCCCATTACAAAAATAAGTGATGACTATTATAACGAGAAAGGCGAGCCGGAAGAAATCGTAAAAACAAAGGTACTGCAAACAGCATGGGCGAAAGCGCTAAGTGCTGCAGACCAAGCTCCATCGATTGGAAAAAACATTTGGGAAAACTTGCGCGACGGCTTTATTATGACAATGAGTATTTTGCCGTCGATCATGTCAATCGGACTCTTAGGCCTGCTTTTAGCAGAGTATACGCCTGTGTTTGATATCATTGGCTATATTTTTTATCCATTTACACTGCTTTTGCAAATCCCAGAGCCATTGTTGGCAGCTAAAGCCGCAGCTGTTGAAATTGCAGAAATGTTCCTGCCGGCTTTACTAGTAGTTGAAGCCCCATTAGTAACCAAGTTTGTGACAGCGGTCGTTTCTGTCTCATCGATTTTATTCTTTTCAGCTACAATTCCATGTATTTTATCCACAGATATCCCAATCAGCATTCCGCGTTTACTGGTGATTTGGGTACAGCGGACGATTCTTTCGCTGATTCTTGTAACACCCATTGCGTTTTTGTTTTTATAA
- a CDS encoding acyl-CoA thioesterase, with protein MEPKYCKESRVVHTDLVLPNDTNNHNTLFGGVLMKRIDGVASISAKRHCRAEVVTASTDSVDFLEPILPTDSICIETFVTWTGRTSMEVFAKVITEDLLSGKRRIAATAFLTFVALDENGKPVAVPEVIPETPEEQKLHETGDQRALVRKNRRAESKKLAQFITTQKPWE; from the coding sequence ATGGAACCGAAATATTGTAAAGAGTCGCGCGTCGTTCATACTGACCTGGTTCTTCCCAATGACACTAATAACCACAATACACTGTTTGGCGGCGTTTTAATGAAAAGAATTGATGGGGTTGCATCGATTTCTGCTAAAAGACATTGCCGCGCAGAAGTTGTAACAGCTTCTACCGACTCGGTGGACTTTTTGGAACCGATTTTACCGACAGATTCCATTTGTATAGAAACGTTCGTTACGTGGACGGGCAGAACTTCAATGGAGGTTTTTGCAAAGGTTATTACAGAGGATTTGTTATCTGGAAAACGCCGCATCGCTGCGACCGCATTCCTCACCTTTGTTGCATTAGATGAAAACGGAAAGCCTGTTGCGGTACCGGAAGTAATTCCTGAAACTCCGGAAGAGCAGAAACTACACGAAACAGGTGACCAGCGTGCCCTTGTCCGAAAAAACCGCAGGGCTGAAAGTAAAAAGCTTGCTCAATTTATAACCACGCAAAAGCCTTGGGAATGA
- a CDS encoding SRPBCC family protein, whose amino-acid sequence MIRNQVVIEKNQASVFERVVEAGHREHWMDEIQSINMEGPVRAGTKFIQNQIEGKRKTTYQGVIEKIEAPHYFSYKLISNAFDMRIGYELQGQGASTNVIQFYDVRYKSFFAKMMGTLFSGLMKRLARKQLDNLKEYCERG is encoded by the coding sequence ATGATACGTAATCAAGTCGTGATTGAGAAAAATCAGGCATCAGTGTTTGAACGGGTCGTTGAGGCTGGCCACCGGGAGCACTGGATGGATGAAATTCAATCGATCAATATGGAAGGACCTGTTCGCGCTGGTACAAAATTTATACAAAATCAAATCGAAGGTAAGAGAAAAACAACATATCAAGGCGTCATTGAAAAAATTGAGGCTCCCCATTATTTTTCGTACAAGCTTATTTCTAATGCTTTTGATATGCGAATTGGCTATGAACTTCAGGGACAAGGTGCATCAACGAATGTGATTCAATTTTATGATGTTCGGTATAAAAGTTTTTTTGCTAAAATGATGGGGACCTTATTTTCCGGTTTAATGAAAAGATTGGCGAGAAAACAATTGGATAATTTGAAGGAGTATTGTGAAAGAGGTTAA
- the dnaN gene encoding DNA polymerase III subunit beta, which yields MKVTIEKGILIKGVQSVLRAVSSRTTIPILTCIKLSVSSKGLLLAGSDSNISIEVHIQDSSLRVEEQGAIALHARVFYEIIKNLPDEPISISLNSKKAIIQAGKSEFKLNGIDAEEYPKLRPIEAREKLSLSASLLKQIIRQTAFAVSASETRPILTGVNWRLSEGILTCSATDSHLLALKKVTVEGQGGFNIVVPGKSLLELRALLPDTNELVELSVSQNQVQFSLSNIRFHARLLEGAYPDITRFISKDQKAEMVINTHHFAQAIKRASLLAKEGSFNVVKFMYHAINDIQIASYSPEFGDLTEDIEVESIDGEETQVSFNASYMAEALKAHDSAVVSVRFTGAMKPIIITAPEDESVLQLILPVRSY from the coding sequence ATGAAGGTTACGATTGAGAAGGGGATATTAATAAAGGGTGTTCAGAGTGTCTTGCGCGCTGTCTCATCAAGGACGACGATTCCGATTTTAACCTGTATAAAATTATCTGTATCATCGAAAGGTCTGCTGCTTGCGGGAAGTGACTCCAATATATCGATTGAGGTACATATTCAAGATTCATCATTACGTGTTGAGGAACAAGGTGCAATAGCCCTCCATGCAAGGGTGTTTTATGAAATTATCAAAAACCTGCCGGATGAGCCCATATCGATTTCGCTCAACAGTAAAAAGGCGATCATTCAGGCTGGAAAATCAGAATTTAAGTTAAATGGCATAGATGCAGAAGAATATCCAAAACTGCGACCGATCGAGGCTCGTGAAAAACTGTCTCTTTCTGCAAGCTTACTGAAACAGATCATTCGCCAAACCGCTTTTGCGGTTTCAGCTTCCGAGACTCGGCCGATATTAACCGGAGTGAATTGGAGGTTATCAGAAGGAATATTGACTTGTTCAGCGACAGATAGTCATTTGCTTGCGTTAAAAAAGGTTACAGTGGAAGGACAGGGCGGTTTTAACATCGTTGTCCCCGGTAAAAGCTTACTCGAATTACGCGCATTACTGCCTGACACTAATGAACTGGTCGAATTGTCTGTCAGCCAAAATCAGGTCCAATTTTCATTATCGAATATCCGCTTCCATGCCCGGCTATTAGAAGGAGCCTACCCGGATATTACAAGATTTATCTCCAAAGATCAAAAAGCAGAAATGGTAATAAACACGCATCATTTTGCCCAAGCGATTAAACGGGCTTCTCTTCTCGCAAAAGAAGGCAGTTTCAATGTGGTTAAATTTATGTATCATGCCATAAATGACATCCAAATTGCATCGTACTCCCCAGAATTTGGAGATCTCACCGAGGACATCGAAGTCGAGTCCATTGACGGTGAAGAGACGCAGGTTTCATTTAATGCAAGTTATATGGCTGAAGCGCTTAAAGCCCATGACAGTGCTGTTGTGTCCGTTCGTTTTACAGGGGCGATGAAACCGATTATTATTACTGCACCTGAGGATGAATCCGTTTTACAGCTCATCCTCCCTGTTCGTTCTTATTAA
- a CDS encoding LCP family protein — translation MDINRIDKLHKRKKKRKRWVVLFVVLLFLLGGAGIMAAEFWSSIYETREPIDEDLKNAIENKKNELDPDSLLLKDRKKGNGPFTVLLLGVDTYDAEQGRTDTMMVAIVDPKDNEVSLVSIPRDMRVEIIGRGEYGKINSAYAWGGINMSIATVEHFLEIPIDYYATVDFKGFQALVDAIGGIELNVEKSMTFWDRLTKQNVSFQAGPQTLNGFEALNYARFRGDAEGDFGRNRRQQQVVSAILDQTIDLRNVTNLTEISEALGDNVRTDISFTKMVSLAGSLKMSGDEVESIKYDAYPTNIGGASYVTIDDAELERLKGILEEKMKN, via the coding sequence ATGGATATAAATCGAATTGATAAATTGCATAAACGGAAGAAGAAGCGCAAACGCTGGGTTGTCCTGTTTGTTGTCCTCCTCTTTTTGCTTGGCGGTGCTGGGATCATGGCAGCTGAATTTTGGAGCAGCATCTATGAAACCCGTGAGCCAATTGATGAAGATTTAAAGAATGCTATAGAAAATAAGAAAAATGAGTTGGATCCTGACAGCTTACTATTAAAAGATCGGAAAAAGGGCAATGGTCCATTTACCGTACTTCTCTTAGGTGTAGATACGTATGATGCGGAGCAGGGCAGGACCGATACAATGATGGTCGCGATCGTGGATCCAAAGGATAACGAGGTGTCGCTCGTCTCAATACCGCGTGATATGCGGGTCGAAATTATCGGGCGCGGTGAATACGGTAAAATCAATAGTGCTTATGCATGGGGCGGTATCAATATGTCGATTGCTACCGTTGAGCACTTCTTAGAAATTCCGATTGATTACTATGCTACCGTTGATTTTAAAGGATTCCAAGCTTTAGTAGATGCCATAGGCGGAATTGAACTAAATGTGGAAAAAAGTATGACATTCTGGGATCGTTTAACGAAACAAAATGTTAGTTTCCAGGCAGGTCCACAAACCTTAAATGGTTTTGAAGCTCTTAATTATGCCAGATTCCGCGGCGATGCTGAAGGAGATTTCGGACGTAACCGCAGACAGCAGCAAGTCGTTTCAGCGATCCTTGATCAAACGATTGATTTGCGTAATGTAACAAACCTGACAGAAATCAGTGAAGCTCTAGGTGATAATGTTCGTACTGACATTAGTTTTACAAAAATGGTCAGTTTAGCTGGAAGCCTGAAAATGTCCGGAGACGAAGTCGAATCAATCAAATATGATGCTTACCCAACCAATATTGGCGGAGCCTCATACGTCACGATTGACGACGCTGAGCTCGAGAGATTAAAAGGAATTTTAGAAGAAAAAATGAAGAATTAA
- a CDS encoding aminoglycoside adenylyltransferase domain-containing protein, with protein MIEIQATLNQVCHVFKQHLQDQLTGIYLHGSLAMGCFHPLTSDIDLLIVVSEPLSFSAKQAIVRELVSLTPIYPGKGVEMSIILEKDAAEPLYPMPFELHYGTEWGERFLLDTMDLCEGGTDPDLSAHIAVTIERGKCLYGKAISDVFAPISSENYCKSIYYDVKDAKDGILQDPVYTILNLCRTLQYVRERKILSKKEGGEWGLTNLSDRDKPLVQLALGAYGNGVKHFTYNDEQLLRFAGDLLEEISIGIQDIR; from the coding sequence ATGATTGAAATTCAGGCAACTCTTAATCAAGTCTGTCATGTATTTAAACAGCACTTACAGGATCAATTAACAGGAATCTATCTTCATGGTTCTTTGGCGATGGGTTGTTTTCATCCATTAACAAGTGATATAGATCTTTTAATAGTGGTTTCTGAGCCACTCTCATTTTCTGCTAAACAAGCGATTGTGCGAGAGTTAGTCTCCCTTACTCCTATTTACCCGGGAAAAGGGGTAGAGATGAGTATTATTCTCGAGAAAGATGCAGCCGAACCGCTATATCCAATGCCCTTTGAACTGCATTATGGAACCGAATGGGGAGAGCGTTTTCTTCTGGACACGATGGACTTGTGTGAGGGGGGAACAGACCCGGATTTGTCGGCTCATATAGCGGTAACGATTGAGCGGGGAAAATGTTTATATGGAAAAGCGATTTCGGACGTATTTGCTCCAATTTCAAGTGAGAATTATTGTAAATCGATTTATTATGATGTGAAGGATGCCAAGGATGGCATATTACAAGATCCGGTTTATACGATATTAAATCTTTGCAGAACCCTTCAATATGTGAGGGAAAGGAAAATCCTTTCTAAGAAGGAAGGGGGAGAGTGGGGGCTTACGAATCTTTCAGATCGAGATAAACCGCTTGTACAGTTAGCGTTGGGTGCTTATGGGAATGGGGTGAAGCATTTTACATATAATGATGAGCAGTTGCTGCGTTTTGCGGGGGATTTATTGGAGGAAATTAGCATTGGTATACAGGATATTAGATAA